The DNA region CCCGGCGGCACCGTCTCGCAGTACCTCGTCCGCCGCGCCGAGGCCGGGGAGATGGTGCACCTGGCGCAGGCCGAGGGCGAGTTCGTGCTGCCCGACCCGCTGCCGGCGAAGATGCTGCTGGTCACCGCCGGCTCCGGGATCACCCCGGTGATCGGCATGCTCCGCAACCTCTTCTCCAAGGCCGCCCTTCCGGCCACCGACATCGTCCTGGTGCACTCCGCGATGGCGCGCGACGAGGTCATCTTCGGCGCCGAGATGCGACGCCACGCGGCCACCGGACGGCTGCGCCTGATCGAGCGCCACACCGACACCGACGGCCTGCTCACCACCGCCGACCTGGCCGCCGCGGTCCCCGACCTCGCGGACCGGGTCGCCTACGCCTGCGGGCCGGTCGGGCTGCTCGACGCCCTCGAGGAGTACTACGCCGAGCAGCGGCTGCCGCTGCACACCGAGCGGTTCCGCCCGGCGCTGGTCGACACCGACGGCGCCGCCGGCGGCACGGTGACCTTCGCGGGGGCACCACGCTCACCGCCGACGGCTCCACCCCGATCCTCGACGCCGCCGAGGACGCCGGCGTCCTGATGCCCAGCGGGTGCCGGATGGGCATCTGCATGGGCTGTGTCCTCCCGATGACCTCCGGCGCGGTGCGCGACCTGCGCACCGGCGAGGTCACCGTCGCCGTACCGGGTGAGACCGCGGCCGGCGGCGTCTCCATCC from Nocardioides sambongensis includes:
- a CDS encoding ferredoxin reductase; this translates as MSITAATRTAAPHRVGTRGLLRRFADAAVSPLSVDDLLDHFHPLRGGTGADQVKGRIVAVQAETADAATIVIKPGRDWSGHIPGQYVRIGVDVDGIRLWRCYSLTHGPRPDGRISITVKAIPGGTVSQYLVRRAEAGEMVHLAQAEGEFVLPDPLPAKMLLVTAGSGITPVIGMLRNLFSKAALPATDIVLVHSAMARDEVIFGAEMRRHAATGRLRLIERHTDTDGLLTTADLAAAVPDLADRVAYACGPVGLLDALEEYYAEQRLPLHTERFRPALVDTDGAAGGTVTFAGAPRSPPTAPPRSSTPPRTPAS